The Acidimicrobiales bacterium genomic sequence GCATGACCAAGAACACGTATGGCACCGGAAGCTTCGTCCTCATGAACGTCGGCGCCACCCCCCCGCCCCCCGCCGAGGGGCTGCTCACGAGCGTGGCCTGGCAGCTCGACGCCGGCCTCGGCCGGCCGGGACCCGATGTGGCTTACGCCCTGGAAGGCGCCATCTTCGTCACCGGTGCGGGGATCCAGTGGCTGCGCGACGGCCTCGGCCTCATCTCCGAGGCGGCCGAGATGGGACCGCTGGCCGCCAGCGTCGAGAGCAGCGAGGGCTTGTTCGTGGTGCCCGCCTTCACCGGCCTCGGCAGCCCGTGGTGGGACCCGTACGCCAGGGGCACGGTCGTGGGCCTCACCCGCGGCACGGGGCGGGCCCACATGGCCCGCGCCATCGTGGAGGCGATGGCTTTCCAGACCCGCGACGTCGTCGACGCCATGACCGCCAGCTCGGGCCACGGCGTGCCCAGCCTCCGGGTCGACGGCGGGGCGTCGGTGATGGACCTGCTCCTCCAGATCCAGGCCGACCAGCTCCAGGTCCCGGTCACCCGGCCCCGAGTGGTCGAGACGACCGCCGTGGGCGCGGGTCTCCTCGCCGGCCTGGCCGAGGGCGTCTGGAGCTCCATCGACGAGATCGCCGGGTTGTGGACGCCAGCGGCCGAGATGGTGCCTCGGGCCACGAAGGCCGGGGCCGACACGCATCACCAGGGGTGGCGACGGGCGCTCGAGCGGGCCCGGGCCTGGGCGCCCTCCTGACCGAGGTCGGGGCGAAAGTGGTCGTTGCGCCAGCAGTCGACGCGCCCAATTTCGTCCGACCCGGGGCTAGCAGATGGAGGGATGGGCCTGCTGCGACTCCCTCGTGACCAGCTCGGCCCACCGGTGATCGGCGATGCTGGCCAACACGGCCAGCTGCGCTCGCTCCCGGGACCGGAACGGGCGACCCCGGCGGCCCAGCACCAGGGCCAGGTCGGCCCGGCCCAACGACGCCCAGGCCACGTCGTCGGGTCCGCACTCACCGGCGGCGACCCGCACCGACGAGCGGCTGCCGGCCACGAAGGCGCTGAGCCAGGGACCCGGCGGCGTCACGCCCACGCTGGCCAGCGGGACGGGGCCGTCGAGATCGATCACCGCGGCCCAGTCGGCGTCGAAGACCCGCTGACTGTGCTGGGCCAGGTCGTCGAGGAGGCCGTCGATGGCGTTCTGCTCGACGAGAGCAGCCGCGGTCCCGAGCGCCT encodes the following:
- a CDS encoding ACT domain-containing protein, yielding MPTYLVRVWVPDRPGALGAVASRIGAVGGDLVGVEILERGGGRAVDEVLVDLPDADRVSLMLSEVGEVDGVDIEDVRPSLRSAPDAGLEALGTAAALVEQNAIDGLLDDLAQHSQRVFDADWAAVIDLDGPVPLASVGVTPPGPWLSAFVAGSRSSVRVAAGECGPDDVAWASLGRADLALVLGRRGRPFRSRERAQLAVLASIADHRWAELVTRESQQAHPSIC